From the genome of Anopheles moucheti chromosome 3, idAnoMoucSN_F20_07, whole genome shotgun sequence, one region includes:
- the LOC128304390 gene encoding uncharacterized protein LOC128304390, with protein MAVGGRVTGRLGYGNGYSDGRSYAGINEEIMYVSIGMGIIIAILICIALCYIARENCKNKREYYITA; from the exons ATGGCGGTTGGAG GGCGTGTTACGGGTCGTCTTGGTTACGGGAATGGATATTCTGACG GGCGTTCCTATGCTGGAATCAACGAAGAAATCATGTACGTAAGCATAGGAATGGGAATCATCATTGCCATACTGATTTGCATCGCACTATGCTACATCGCACGGGAAAACTGTAAAAACAAGCGAGAATATTATATTACGGCCTAA
- the LOC128303963 gene encoding probable arginine--tRNA ligase, mitochondrial isoform X2, whose amino-acid sequence MFIVSRICGTNVQIPMTALNFTYQKTSLTPELNLPMNCLGNVADRVSSSSGEICGIGKSEHLINMTTEVRSGKKWVKLSLDKLKLTQTVLDRKSLHEEYNTATSETMIVEYSSPNIAKPFHAGHLRSTIVGNFVSNVNEFLGNRVLRLNYLGDWGTQFGYLALGVQLKQLSPSDIHENPLKCLYDAYVYAYEAVRNDPSMHELAMNIFSRMEQGTADDLQQWQDYRAYTVQELEDLYRRLGVRFTGYEWESQYGVNKIANVLQTLKHFGILKDQTDGRKVVQLQHRTIPVVKSDGSGMYLLRDIAAMMDRHERFGFQKCFYVVENGQTDHFASLREIAHQLHLSYAGGIEHIKFGRIHGMSTRRGQVVFLKDILHEAQLLVQEKQHKSPNTKTSSIDDPEVCDILGTSAVIINDLKQRRMKDYDFDWSKILRMEGDSGIKLQYTHCRLVSLLETQLSAEELLHIECDGSFLKEPEALELICQLANFKPICYQAQEVAEACILVAYLFRLCKTINLALIRLPVKQEPDRKKRQQRILLFSKAKFVLHTGMELLGLRPLKEM is encoded by the exons ATGTTTATC GTGTCGCGAATATGCGGGACGAACGTTCAAATACCTATGACGGCGCTAAACTTTACTTACCAAAAAACGTCTCTAACGCCAGAGTTAAACCTTCCAATGAACTGTTTAGGAAACGTTGCGGACCGAGTATCCTCCAGCTCTGGAGAGATTTGTGGCATTGGGAAATCAGAGCACCTTATCAACATGACGACAGAAGTACGTTCTGGGAAAAAATGGGTGAAACTATCACTTGACAAATTGAAACTAACACAAACGGTGCTTGACCGAAAATCACTGCATGAGGAATATAATACTGCCACGAGTGAAACCATGATAGTAGAATATAGCTCGCCCAACATTGCAAAACCGTTTCATGCTGGACACCTGAGATCAACTATTGTAGGTAATTTTGTGTCCAACGTAAATGAATTCCTTGGCAATCGTGTTCTGCGGCTTAACTATCTTGGCGACTGGGGCACGCAGTTTGGATATTTAGCACTGGGAGTGCAACTGAAGCAACTTTCACCGTCGGATATACATGAAAACCCATTGAAGTGTCTCTATGACGCATACGTCTACGCGTACGAAGCAGTACGTAACGATCCAAGCATGCACGAATTGGCCATGAATATATTTTCACGCATGGAACAAGGCACCGCAGATGATCTGCAACAATGGCAGGATTACCGCGCTTACACAGTGCAAGAATTGGAAGATCTTTATCGAAGGCTAGGCGTGCGATTCACCGGGTACGAGTGGGAATCACAATACGGAGTAAACAAAATAGCAAATGTGCTACAAACGCTAAAACATTTCGGCATACTGAAAGATCAAACGGATGGGCGAAAGGTAGTGCAACTTCAGCATCGAACCATCCCCGTAGTGAAAAGCGATGGTTCCGGCATGTACCTTTTGCGCGACATTGCTGCTATGATGGATCGCCACGAAAGATTCGGTTTTCAGAAGTGCTTTTACGTGGTCGAAAATGGTCAAACGGATCATTTTGCATCGCTTCGCGAGATAGCACACCAGCTGCACTTGTCCTATGCTGGCGGTATAGAACACATTAAGTTTGGCCGAATACACGGAATGAGCACTAGGCGTGGACAGGTTGTATTTCTGAAAGATATTCTACACGAGGCTCAACTTTTGGTGCAGGAGAAACAACACAAGTCTCCAAACACCAAGACGAGTTCGATCGACGATCCCGAAGTTTGTGATATCCTGGGCACCAGTGCCGTCATTATAAACGATTTAAAACAACGCCGCATGAAGGACTATGATTTTGATTGGTCAAAAATTCTCCGCATGGAAGGTGATTCGGGAATTAAGTTGCAGTACACTCACTGTCGTTTGGTGAGCCTCCTAGAGACACAATTATCAGCAGAGGAATTATTGCATATTGAATGTGATGGATCGTTTTTAAAGGAACCAGAAGCACTGGAGCTAATATGTCAACTGGctaattttaaaccaatttgTTATCAGGCGCAAGAAGTAGCTGAGGCTTGCATACTCGTCGCCTATTTATTCCGGCTATG CAAGACTATAAATTTGGCCCTCATAAGATTGCCGGTAAAACAAGAACCTGACAGAAAAAAACGGCAGCAGCGAATATTGCTATTCAGCAAGGCAAAGTTTGTTCTGCACACTGGAATGGAGTTGTTAGGATTAAGGCCATTAAAAGAAATGTGA
- the LOC128303963 gene encoding probable arginine--tRNA ligase, mitochondrial isoform X1 encodes MAHVYRKIFAEKVSRICGTNVQIPMTALNFTYQKTSLTPELNLPMNCLGNVADRVSSSSGEICGIGKSEHLINMTTEVRSGKKWVKLSLDKLKLTQTVLDRKSLHEEYNTATSETMIVEYSSPNIAKPFHAGHLRSTIVGNFVSNVNEFLGNRVLRLNYLGDWGTQFGYLALGVQLKQLSPSDIHENPLKCLYDAYVYAYEAVRNDPSMHELAMNIFSRMEQGTADDLQQWQDYRAYTVQELEDLYRRLGVRFTGYEWESQYGVNKIANVLQTLKHFGILKDQTDGRKVVQLQHRTIPVVKSDGSGMYLLRDIAAMMDRHERFGFQKCFYVVENGQTDHFASLREIAHQLHLSYAGGIEHIKFGRIHGMSTRRGQVVFLKDILHEAQLLVQEKQHKSPNTKTSSIDDPEVCDILGTSAVIINDLKQRRMKDYDFDWSKILRMEGDSGIKLQYTHCRLVSLLETQLSAEELLHIECDGSFLKEPEALELICQLANFKPICYQAQEVAEACILVAYLFRLCKTINLALIRLPVKQEPDRKKRQQRILLFSKAKFVLHTGMELLGLRPLKEM; translated from the exons ATGGCTCATGTTTATCGTAAGATTTTCGCTGAAAAG GTGTCGCGAATATGCGGGACGAACGTTCAAATACCTATGACGGCGCTAAACTTTACTTACCAAAAAACGTCTCTAACGCCAGAGTTAAACCTTCCAATGAACTGTTTAGGAAACGTTGCGGACCGAGTATCCTCCAGCTCTGGAGAGATTTGTGGCATTGGGAAATCAGAGCACCTTATCAACATGACGACAGAAGTACGTTCTGGGAAAAAATGGGTGAAACTATCACTTGACAAATTGAAACTAACACAAACGGTGCTTGACCGAAAATCACTGCATGAGGAATATAATACTGCCACGAGTGAAACCATGATAGTAGAATATAGCTCGCCCAACATTGCAAAACCGTTTCATGCTGGACACCTGAGATCAACTATTGTAGGTAATTTTGTGTCCAACGTAAATGAATTCCTTGGCAATCGTGTTCTGCGGCTTAACTATCTTGGCGACTGGGGCACGCAGTTTGGATATTTAGCACTGGGAGTGCAACTGAAGCAACTTTCACCGTCGGATATACATGAAAACCCATTGAAGTGTCTCTATGACGCATACGTCTACGCGTACGAAGCAGTACGTAACGATCCAAGCATGCACGAATTGGCCATGAATATATTTTCACGCATGGAACAAGGCACCGCAGATGATCTGCAACAATGGCAGGATTACCGCGCTTACACAGTGCAAGAATTGGAAGATCTTTATCGAAGGCTAGGCGTGCGATTCACCGGGTACGAGTGGGAATCACAATACGGAGTAAACAAAATAGCAAATGTGCTACAAACGCTAAAACATTTCGGCATACTGAAAGATCAAACGGATGGGCGAAAGGTAGTGCAACTTCAGCATCGAACCATCCCCGTAGTGAAAAGCGATGGTTCCGGCATGTACCTTTTGCGCGACATTGCTGCTATGATGGATCGCCACGAAAGATTCGGTTTTCAGAAGTGCTTTTACGTGGTCGAAAATGGTCAAACGGATCATTTTGCATCGCTTCGCGAGATAGCACACCAGCTGCACTTGTCCTATGCTGGCGGTATAGAACACATTAAGTTTGGCCGAATACACGGAATGAGCACTAGGCGTGGACAGGTTGTATTTCTGAAAGATATTCTACACGAGGCTCAACTTTTGGTGCAGGAGAAACAACACAAGTCTCCAAACACCAAGACGAGTTCGATCGACGATCCCGAAGTTTGTGATATCCTGGGCACCAGTGCCGTCATTATAAACGATTTAAAACAACGCCGCATGAAGGACTATGATTTTGATTGGTCAAAAATTCTCCGCATGGAAGGTGATTCGGGAATTAAGTTGCAGTACACTCACTGTCGTTTGGTGAGCCTCCTAGAGACACAATTATCAGCAGAGGAATTATTGCATATTGAATGTGATGGATCGTTTTTAAAGGAACCAGAAGCACTGGAGCTAATATGTCAACTGGctaattttaaaccaatttgTTATCAGGCGCAAGAAGTAGCTGAGGCTTGCATACTCGTCGCCTATTTATTCCGGCTATG CAAGACTATAAATTTGGCCCTCATAAGATTGCCGGTAAAACAAGAACCTGACAGAAAAAAACGGCAGCAGCGAATATTGCTATTCAGCAAGGCAAAGTTTGTTCTGCACACTGGAATGGAGTTGTTAGGATTAAGGCCATTAAAAGAAATGTGA